The Nitrospirota bacterium genome contains a region encoding:
- a CDS encoding HEAT repeat domain-containing protein, with product MKWRSTTIARQIWAVFLTGLLVEALFFGFLVFAADSARPSIALKDAQAAFEKKQYAQSLELLDRLAREGIPSVDVRTLKVRTLLRLGRPTDALTEYERLENQLKRDDEPLLREIAIGFITPLLKDMREQMRGAAYTALKELDADDAIPYFEDGLSDGSGLVRALAAEGLGRRGAGRRSPRLRKALEDQAGLVKAAAIKALGRAGDRSIIPALERAQGDELPIVRAAAYGALFRLGRKEAWDQLRRSAEALNPEERAAALRVMGELKEAQAYPILIEAMDYKQPSVRGAAAQALGMLDKPEAAMSLQRALEDPVPAVRATAALSLAELGSKEPVSALKQALADSSPMVQAKAVAALLRLNEPYESVAPVIRKLAQQNDPGVRAESAKALGSATGANAREAVEALRTLLVDALPLPRMVAARSLGHIGVREAVPILKAALRDQDEAVRATAGGALARLLALR from the coding sequence ATGAAATGGCGCTCGACGACGATCGCTCGCCAAATATGGGCCGTATTCCTCACGGGTCTGCTCGTGGAGGCTCTGTTCTTCGGCTTCCTCGTCTTCGCCGCAGACTCCGCCCGCCCGTCCATCGCGCTGAAGGATGCGCAGGCTGCGTTCGAAAAGAAGCAATACGCGCAATCACTCGAATTGCTCGACCGACTCGCTCGCGAAGGGATTCCATCCGTCGATGTCAGGACGCTTAAGGTCAGGACGTTGCTGAGGCTCGGGCGGCCTACAGACGCGCTGACCGAATACGAGCGACTTGAAAATCAGCTCAAGCGGGACGATGAGCCGCTTTTACGCGAGATCGCGATCGGATTCATCACGCCTTTATTGAAAGACATGCGGGAGCAGATGCGGGGCGCCGCCTACACGGCCCTCAAAGAGTTGGACGCGGACGATGCGATCCCGTATTTCGAGGATGGGCTCAGCGACGGATCGGGTCTGGTGAGGGCCCTGGCCGCAGAGGGCCTGGGACGCCGGGGAGCGGGCCGCCGCTCTCCCCGCTTGCGAAAGGCCTTGGAGGATCAGGCGGGATTGGTGAAAGCCGCGGCGATCAAGGCATTGGGACGGGCGGGAGATCGCTCGATCATTCCGGCACTTGAACGTGCCCAGGGCGATGAACTGCCGATCGTGCGCGCCGCCGCCTACGGGGCGTTGTTCCGGTTGGGGAGGAAGGAGGCCTGGGATCAGCTCCGGCGCTCGGCGGAAGCCTTGAACCCGGAGGAACGCGCGGCGGCGTTGCGCGTGATGGGGGAGTTAAAAGAGGCCCAGGCCTATCCGATTCTGATCGAGGCGATGGACTACAAGCAGCCGTCTGTCCGAGGGGCCGCGGCCCAGGCGCTGGGAATGCTGGACAAGCCGGAAGCCGCTATGTCGCTGCAACGGGCGCTGGAGGACCCTGTCCCGGCCGTACGGGCCACTGCAGCCTTGAGCCTTGCAGAACTGGGCTCGAAAGAACCGGTCTCGGCGCTCAAACAGGCGTTGGCCGATTCGAGTCCAATGGTGCAAGCGAAGGCGGTAGCGGCCTTGCTTCGCTTGAACGAACCATACGAGTCGGTCGCGCCGGTCATTCGTAAGCTGGCTCAGCAAAACGACCCCGGGGTAAGAGCGGAAAGCGCAAAGGCGTTGGGGAGTGCTACCGGCGCGAATGCGAGAGAGGCGGTGGAGGCCCTCCGCACCCTGTTAGTGGACGCCCTGCCGCTTCCGCGCATGGTCGCCGCCCGCTCGTTGGGACATATCGGAGTTCGAGAGGCCGTTCCTATTCTCAAGGCGGCGTTGAGGGACCAGGATGAGGCCGTCCGCGCGACTGCGGGCGGAGCCCTGGCGCGTCTCCTTGCTCTTCGTTGA
- a CDS encoding carboxypeptidase-like regulatory domain-containing protein gives MKVRTLGWRETGLFMTVFATGILAVAALAGPPVARPYEVVEVTHGGTVTGKVTLDGEPPNPKGFNLITFPDPIYCGRISNGKGWRLLRDFVVDSAGGLKDAVVVLEGVAAGKPFELSVPRIEARDCQFNPFVTVVRNGHAVEVVNMDPVMHDIQAYETSLELGTRVLFNSPLPMNPNHRRGDIHATHEHLPGKSMIEPVSLSKGRRTFYMQCGFHAYMESWAMAVTSPYYAVTDRTGSYRIENVPPGTYQLVVWHPQTGPMQARSVTVAADGTVVENFSLQAPKGRRTAFQVMDNPRFGPESLGYPVEIVPLVEHQH, from the coding sequence ATGAAGGTGCGCACGCTGGGCTGGAGGGAAACAGGCCTGTTCATGACGGTGTTCGCGACCGGCATCCTGGCGGTCGCCGCTTTAGCCGGTCCGCCCGTTGCCCGGCCTTACGAGGTGGTCGAGGTGACGCACGGCGGCACGGTGACCGGCAAGGTGACTTTGGACGGGGAGCCGCCGAACCCGAAAGGATTCAATCTGATTACATTCCCTGATCCGATTTATTGCGGCCGCATTTCCAACGGCAAGGGATGGCGGTTGCTGAGGGACTTCGTTGTGGACTCCGCGGGCGGGCTCAAGGACGCCGTGGTGGTGCTGGAGGGTGTCGCAGCGGGCAAGCCCTTCGAGTTGTCGGTGCCTCGGATCGAAGCGCGGGATTGCCAGTTTAATCCGTTCGTCACCGTCGTCCGTAACGGGCATGCGGTGGAAGTGGTGAACATGGACCCGGTCATGCACGACATTCAGGCCTACGAGACGTCGCTGGAACTCGGGACGCGGGTGTTGTTCAACTCGCCGTTGCCGATGAATCCCAACCACCGGCGCGGCGACATCCACGCGACCCACGAACACTTGCCGGGTAAATCCATGATCGAGCCGGTGTCGCTCAGCAAGGGCCGCCGGACGTTCTACATGCAGTGCGGATTTCATGCCTATATGGAAAGCTGGGCGATGGCGGTCACCAGTCCGTATTACGCTGTGACCGATCGGACCGGCTCCTATCGAATCGAGAACGTGCCACCGGGGACCTATCAATTGGTCGTCTGGCATCCTCAAACCGGACCGATGCAGGCGCGTTCGGTGACTGTGGCGGCGGACGGGACGGTCGTCGAGAATTTCTCGCTCCAGGCTCCGAAGGGGCGCCGGACGGCGTTTCAAGTCATGGACAACCCCCGTTTCGGCCCGGAATCCCTAGGGTATCCGGTCGAGATCGTGCCGTTGGTTGAACATCAGCACTAG